The sequence below is a genomic window from Halosolutus gelatinilyticus.
GACGGGATCTCGGGCAGTTCGGCCGCCGAGACCCTCCGGGAGGAAGACCCGGAGTCGGAGATTACCGTCATCACCGATGAGGGGGAGGCTCTGTACAACCGGATTCTCATCAAAGAACACGCGAAAGGAAAACTCCCGGAAGCCCCCATCTCGATCCACGACGAGGAGTGGTACGAGGACCGCGACATCGAGCTCTCGCTCAACACGCACGTGACGAGCGTGGATACGGATTCGAAAATCGTCCACACCCACGAGGGCGACGATCTCTCCTACGACAAACTGCTGATCGCGACCGGCGGAACCCCGACGCAGCTCCCGGTCGAGAACAGCGACGCCGACGGCATCCACCACTTCTGGACGTTCCAGGACGCCCGCAAGATCCGCGAGAGCGCCGAAGCCGCCGACGACGCGGTCATCGTCGGCGCCGGCCTCCTCGGCATCGACTTCGCCGCCGTCTGCGGTTCGCAGGGCGTCGAGGGCAAGTACCTCATGCGCGGCGATCGCTGGTGGCGGTACGCGCTCTCGGGCGACGGCGCCGAGATCATGCACGACGGAATGCGCGAGAAGGGCGTCGAACCCGTCTTCGACAGCGGCGTCGATCGCTTCGAGGTCGACGACGACGGCCACGTCGTCGCCGCGGTCGATCCGAACGGCGAGCGCTACGCCTGTGACTTCGCGGGCGTCGCGATCGGACTGTCGTTCAACACCGAGTACCTCCGCGGCGCCGGCATCGAACATGATAACGGCATCCTCGTCGATCAGTACATGCAGACGAACGTCGAGGACGTCTACGCCGCGGGCGACATCACTCGATTCTACGACGTGCTGCTGGGCGAACAGGCCCAGAACGGATCGTGGGGGTCGGCAAAAGAGCAGGGGCGGGTTGCCGCCGTCAACATGGCCGCGGACGACGAGGCGGAGGAGTTCCAGTGGGTCTCCTCGTACTCGATCACGCACTTCGACTTCCCCTTCCTCTCCTTCGGGCACCCCACCCTGGGAGACGACCACGCCGAACGTCGCTACAGCGACACCGAGTGGCGCCGCCTCGCGTTCAAGGACGGTAAGATCGTCGGCGGCGTCCTCATCGGCGATCTCGCCCCGCAGAGCAAGTTCAAGCGGCTCATGCGCGAACAGCGCGTCGTCGCCGACCAGAAGGACGTTCTCCTCGCAGAAACCGTCGACCTCGACGAGCTCGCGGCTCCGCAGGAGCCGTAACCGCGAACGCCGTCGAGGGTTTTCGCGGCGATCGTTCCTCGCGGTCCCACGCGTCGTCGACGATCGGTCTTCGGGTACCCGATCCCCCTTCGCGGTACCGGGTTCGACCGACCTCGTCGACGATCGATCGGCGGCCCGCGTTCCGATCCCGATACGTCGGCATCTCAGCTCCGAGGCGCTCGCACCCGAGTGTGGCTCCGGAACGCGGTGGTTCCAGCGGAAGGGTTAAGTCCATGGTTGACATTCGGTAACAGCAGTCATGGTACCCAGCGAACTCCTCGAACAGTCCTCGACGCTTCAGCTCCGCCGGGTCTCGGCGGTCGAGGTCGAAGCCGCCGTCCGTCACGTCGATCAACTCGACGAGGAGACGCTGACCGCCGTCTACGACGCCGTCGAGAACGATCGATCGATCTCGACCGTCGGGGCCGAACTCGAATCCGGCGAGATCATCGTCTTCACCGACTACTACCGCGTCGAACGCGATCGACGGTGCTAGCCGCGTCTCGGACGATCGGGCGTATCGAAGCCGTTTTCCCGGGTGCGCGTCTTCGATGACGTATGAACGGCGACAGCGACATGACCCTGGCGTTCGAACTCGAGGCGCTGAAAGAGCTCGCCTCGCCGGAGTCCGTCTTCGAGGACGCCAGAGGGTGGACCGAGTACATCGGCGTCGTCTCGGAGAAAC
It includes:
- a CDS encoding NAD(P)/FAD-dependent oxidoreductase, giving the protein MTQYVIIGDGISGSSAAETLREEDPESEITVITDEGEALYNRILIKEHAKGKLPEAPISIHDEEWYEDRDIELSLNTHVTSVDTDSKIVHTHEGDDLSYDKLLIATGGTPTQLPVENSDADGIHHFWTFQDARKIRESAEAADDAVIVGAGLLGIDFAAVCGSQGVEGKYLMRGDRWWRYALSGDGAEIMHDGMREKGVEPVFDSGVDRFEVDDDGHVVAAVDPNGERYACDFAGVAIGLSFNTEYLRGAGIEHDNGILVDQYMQTNVEDVYAAGDITRFYDVLLGEQAQNGSWGSAKEQGRVAAVNMAADDEAEEFQWVSSYSITHFDFPFLSFGHPTLGDDHAERRYSDTEWRRLAFKDGKIVGGVLIGDLAPQSKFKRLMREQRVVADQKDVLLAETVDLDELAAPQEP